Within Kutzneria chonburiensis, the genomic segment ATAGGCGTTGACCCGCCTGGCCGCCGCCGGAATGCCGACCCGGTCCAGCACCTCGACCGCCTTGGCCCGCGCGGACCGCTTGTCCACCTTGTTGTGCGCCCGGTACACCTCGACGATCTGGTCACCGACGCTGAAGAACGGGTCCAGCGCGGACAGCGGGTCCTGGAACACCATGGCGATCCGGTCGCCGCGCAGCCGCCGCACCTGCTCGTCCGACGCCGTCAGCACCTTCGTGCCGAGCACGTCGATCTCGCCGGCCAGCTCGGCGTTGCCGCCACGGTGCAAACCCAGCAGCGCCAAGGCAGTCGCGCTCTTGCCGGAGCCCGACTCCCCCACGATGCCCAGCGCCCGGCCGGCCGCCAGCTCGAAGCTCAACCCGTCGACCGCGCGGACCGTGTCGCCCTCGGTGTGGAAGTCGATGACCAGATCCCGCACCGACACAACGGTTTCAGTCACTGCACGCTCACCCTCTTGTCGACCGCCGCGTAGAGCAGGTCGGCGATCGTGTTGCAGACCACGATGACGAACCCGATCAGCAGCACCAGCCCGACCACCACCGGCAGGTCGACGTTGCGCACCGCCTGCACGGTCATCTGGCCGAGGCCGGGCAGGCCGAACACCGACTCGGTGAGCACCGACGCGGTCAGGATGCCGGCGATGTCCAAGGCGGCCAACGTGATCAGCGGGCTGAGCGCGCCGCGCAGCGCATGCCGGCCGATCACCTGCCGCTCCGGCAGGCCGTAGGCCCGGGCGGTGCGGATGTGGTCCTCGGCCAACGTCTCCAGCATGCCGGCCCGCGACATCCGGACGTACACCGGCATGGTGGTCAGCGCCAGCACGATCCACGGCAGGATCAGGTTCTGCGCCCACAGCAAGGGATCCTCGTCGAACGGAACCCAGGTCGGGAACGGCATCAGCTGGAGCCAGACGCAGACGATCATCAGCGCCATCAGGCCGGTGATGAAGATCGGCACCGCCAGGCCGCCGAGCACGAGCGCGTTCACCGCGTGGTCCAGCCAGCGCCCCCGGCGCAGCGCCGACAGCACGCCGATGCCGATCCCCAGCGACAGCCACAGAATCGCGGCGCCGACCACCAGCGAGCCGGACACCGGCAGCCGCTCCCCGATCATCTGCAGCACGGGTTCGGTGTACTGGAAGGAATAGCCGAGGCACGGCGCCGCACAGTGCACGACGGACGGCCCCATGCTGAAGTCGCGGCCGGCCACCAGGCCGACCAGGAAGTGCCAGTACTGGAGGTACAGCGGCTCGTCGAGACCGAGGCTGTGCGAGATCAGCGCCAGCCGGTCCGGCGTGCAGGCCTTGATGCCGCAGACCAGCTGCGCCGGATTGGCCGGCATCAGGAAGAACAGCGCGTACACCACCGCCGACATGATCAGCAGTACCGCAACCGCGCCGGAGATCCGGCGCACCGCGTAGCCGAGCACCTCAGGCCGCCTTCCTGGTCAGACGCGTGGTGCGCGGATCGAGCGCCACCCGGACCCCCTCGCCGGCCAGCGTGAACGACAGCACGGTCAGGAACACCATCACCGCCGGGATCAGCACGTACGTCGCGTCGCTGCGGAACCACGTGGTCGCGGTGGACAGCATCTGCCCCCACGACGAGGTCGGCGGCCGCACGCCGACACCGAGGAAGGACAGCGCCGCCTCGGTGATCACGTTGGACGGCAACAACAATGCCGCGTAGGTGATCACCGGCGCGGCCAGCCCCGGCAGGATCTCCCGGCGGGCGATGCGCAGCCCACCGGCCCCGGACAGCCGGGCCGCCGCGACGAAGTCCCTGGTACGCAAGGACAACGTCTGGGCCCTGCTGATACGGGCGGTGCCGCCCCAGCCGAGCACGCCGATCACCAGCGCCAGCAGCAGCGGCCGCGGGAAGCTGTCCGGCACGATCGTCAGCAGCG encodes:
- a CDS encoding ABC transporter permease encodes the protein MLGYAVRRISGAVAVLLIMSAVVYALFFLMPANPAQLVCGIKACTPDRLALISHSLGLDEPLYLQYWHFLVGLVAGRDFSMGPSVVHCAAPCLGYSFQYTEPVLQMIGERLPVSGSLVVGAAILWLSLGIGIGVLSALRRGRWLDHAVNALVLGGLAVPIFITGLMALMIVCVWLQLMPFPTWVPFDEDPLLWAQNLILPWIVLALTTMPVYVRMSRAGMLETLAEDHIRTARAYGLPERQVIGRHALRGALSPLITLAALDIAGILTASVLTESVFGLPGLGQMTVQAVRNVDLPVVVGLVLLIGFVIVVCNTIADLLYAAVDKRVSVQ
- a CDS encoding ABC transporter permease, which codes for MFAGRFRTDRAAVFGAVVAGLLVLLAVLAPVLTAIEGQDIASFHNDLVDSARGGVPIGPLGGISGQHWLGVEPQTGRDLFARVAQGAQISLLVAVSATVVQVFLGVVVGLAAGLGNKLVDTVLTRLADIALAFPVIIFSLALLTIVPDSFPRPLLLALVIGVLGWGGTARISRAQTLSLRTRDFVAAARLSGAGGLRIARREILPGLAAPVITYAALLLPSNVITEAALSFLGVGVRPPTSSWGQMLSTATTWFRSDATYVLIPAVMVFLTVLSFTLAGEGVRVALDPRTTRLTRKAA